One part of the Candidatus Desulfatibia profunda genome encodes these proteins:
- a CDS encoding BrnT family toxin — translation MKYEWDENKRVANLTKHDVDFIDAEHFDWSSAIETVDDRLNYSEKRWVALGFIGNRLHVLTYTVRAGNIRLISLRKANKRERECYEEKT, via the coding sequence ATGAAATATGAATGGGACGAAAACAAAAGAGTTGCCAACCTTACTAAACACGACGTCGATTTTATAGATGCCGAACATTTTGACTGGTCATCGGCCATCGAAACTGTTGATGACCGCTTGAATTACAGCGAAAAACGTTGGGTTGCTCTTGGTTTTATCGGTAACCGTCTCCATGTTCTTACATATACTGTGCGCGCTGGAAATATCCGCCTGATTAGCCTTCGCAAGGCCAATAAACGCGAGAGAGAATGTTATGAAGAAAAAACCTGA
- a CDS encoding BrnA antitoxin family protein produces MKAKYDFSKGERGAVLPPSGKKVRITIRLDRDIVDWFRSKVEEQGGGNYQSMLNDALRTYMERQEQPLEEVLRRVVREELQATQ; encoded by the coding sequence ATGAAGGCGAAATATGATTTTAGTAAAGGTGAACGTGGTGCCGTACTTCCTCCTTCTGGAAAGAAAGTTCGGATCACCATTCGACTTGACCGTGACATTGTCGATTGGTTCCGTTCCAAGGTAGAGGAACAAGGTGGGGGCAACTACCAGTCGATGCTTAACGACGCCCTCCGCACATACATGGAGCGTCAGGAGCAGCCCCTCGAAGAGGTCCTTCGTCGGGTCGTTCGAGAGGAGCTGCAAGCGACTCAATAG